A window of the Hevea brasiliensis isolate MT/VB/25A 57/8 chromosome 6, ASM3005281v1, whole genome shotgun sequence genome harbors these coding sequences:
- the LOC110665672 gene encoding protein DETOXIFICATION 34-like, protein SKSCKEEKGSNQKGAKIANNKENGTFRAEGSSHSSSAKLSPRKKKESHGTLSSINGMPDHISLFETTDLHPAPSTLINNEGGDYPPIQNFEDAKYICILESSKLWAIAAPIAFNILCNYGINSFTNIFVGHLGDIELSAVAISLSVIANFSFGFLFGMGSALETLCGQAFGAGQIELLGVYMQRSWIILFVACFFLLPLYVYATPILVLLGQEANIAELAGKFTIQVIPQMFSLAVNFPTQKFLQAQSKVGFLAWIGFAALIIHIGVLYLFITVFKWGLAGAAAAYDVSAWGITLAQVVYVVGWCKDGWTGLSWLAFKDIWGFVRLSIASAVMICLEIWYFMTIIVLTGHLEDPVIAVGSLSICMNINGWEGMLFIGINAAISVRVSNELGSAHPRAAKYSVIVTCIESLLIGIICAGIILATKDEFSIIFTDSLEMRKAVAKLAYLLGITMILNSIQPVISGVAVGGGWQALVAYINLFCYYVVGLPLGFLLGYRTSLHVQGIWMGMIFGTFLQTLILVYIIYKTNWNKEVEEASERMKKWGAQDVPLPTADIN, encoded by the exons TCTAAATCTTGCAAAGAAGAAAAGGGTTCTAATCAAAAGGGAGCAAAAATTGCGAATAATAAAGAAAATGGCACATTTAGAGCAGAGGGGAGCAGTCATTCATCCTCTGCTAAATTGTCCCCCAGGAAAAAAAAGGAGTCACATGGCACTTTATCGTCAATCAATGGCATGCCTGATCACATCTCCCTCTTCGAAACCACCGATCTCCACCCTGCACCTTCCACTTTGATTAATAATGAGGGTGGAGATTATCCTCCTATACAAAACTTTGAGGATGCCAAATACATTTGCATTTTGGAGTCTTCAAAGTTATGGGCCATTGCAGCTCCTATAGCATTTAATATCCTCTGCAATTATGGGATTAACTCCTTCACCAATATATTTGTTGGTCACCTTGGAGATATTGAGCTATCTGCTGTTGCAATTTCTCTCTCTGTCATTGCCAACTTTTCTTTTGGCTTTTTG TTTGGTATGGGAAGTGCACTCGAGACACTATGTGGGCAAGCATTTGGAGCAGGACAAATAGAATTACTTGGAGTATACATGCAACGCTCTTGGATAATCTTATTTGTTGCTTGCTTCTTTTTATTACCGCTTTATGTATATGCCACTCCAATTCTAGTGCTCCTCGGACAAGAAGCTAATATAGCAGAACTTGCAGGCAAATTTACAATTCAAGTTATCCCTCAAATGTTTTCACTGGCTGTCAATTTCCCTACCCAAAAGTTCTTGCAGGCACAAAGCAAGGTTGGATTTTTGGCATGGATTGGTTTTGCAGCTCTAATTATACATATTGGGGTGCTTTATCTCTTCATTACTGTATTCAAATGGGGTTTAGCTGGTGCTGCTGCGGCTTATGATGTCTCAGCTTGGGGCATTACTTTGGCTCAGGTGGTTTATGTGGTTGGTTGGTGCAAGGATGGGTGGACTGGTCTATCTTGGTTAGCCTTTAAGGACATATGGGGTTTTGTTAGACTCTCTATAGCTTCAGCTGTGATGATTTGCCTTGAGATTTGGTATTTTATGACCATAATTGTTCTCACAGGACATCTTGAAGATCCTGTTATTGCTGTTGGCTCCCTTTCTATCTG CATGAACATCAATGGTTGGGAAGGCATGCTATTTATTGGAATCAATGCAGCTATAag CGTTCGAGTTTCTAATGAGCTGGGATCAGCACATCCTAGAGCTGCAAAATACTCTGTGATAGTCACATGCATAGAGTCCCTCCTTATAGGGATAATTTGTGCAGGCATTATTTTGGCAACTAAGGATGAGTTCTCCATCATCTTTACTGATAGCTTAGAGATGAGGAAAGCAGTGGCTAAGTTGGCATACCTTCTAGGTATAACAATGATCCTTAATAGTATTCAGCCAGTAATATCAG GTGTTGCTGTGGGAGGAGGCTGGCAAGCTTTGGTTGCTTATATAAACTTATTTTGTTATTACGTAGTTGGACTCCCTCTTGGGTTTCTTCTTGGTTATAGAACAAGTTTACATGTACAG GGAATTTGGATGGGTATGATCTTCGGGACTTTTCTTCAGACACTAATCCTTGTTTATATTATCTATAAAACCAACTGGAACAAGGAG gTTGAAGAGGCATCTGAAAGAATGAAAAAGTGGGGTGCACAAGATGTCCCATTACCCACTGCTGATATAAATTGA